The following nucleotide sequence is from Chloracidobacterium validum.
ATGGTCGCCGCCAAAACAATCTTATCTACCTGTGGCACGCGGGGGTCACGCGCCAGGCGATAGGCGAGCTTGAGCAAGTTTGGCAAAAAGCGGAGGGCTTCACGCATCAGGCGACGCAGCCGACTGGGAGAAGGATGTGACGCTGCCGACTCGCCGACGTGAACATCAAGTTCGGCATGACCGTTCATTGTCTCCAATCTGCTTGGTTGAGAACGCACTCGATTCGTCACAGGCATCACCTCTTGGCGGAAGATTCCTCATTGCTTGTGGTGGGGGATTGGGCCGTTTCCGGCACCGAGCCAATCCCAACCGTGATTTTGGCACGGCTTGAAACAATACGCATCTCGTGACCGTGTGGTTTTCAACACAGCCCACAAAAGCCCAACCAAGCCAAAATAAACAACCTTTTTTCCCCGGTGTTTGCCATGTCTGCCTACCACACGATTGCTATCTTGCTGACGCTGGCGGCGTTGGCCGCGTATGTCAACATTCGGTGGATTCGCTTACCGACGACGATCGGGCTGATGGCGATTTCGCTGGTCATTTCGTTCGCACTGCTTGCGCTCGGTGAAATGGGACTCGTCCCACTGCGGGCCTTCGCGCAGTTTGTGAGTTCGATTGATTTTGGCGACGTACTGTTGCACGGCATGCTGGGCTTCCTGCTGTTTGCCGGAGCCATGCACGTCCATGTCGAAGACCTCCGGCTGGCGAAGTATCCGGTTGGGATCCTCTCAACCATTGGCGTCGTGCTGTCCACACTCGTGACTGGGACGCTCTTTTACTACTCAGCCAATGTTCTGGGGTTGTCGCTCACCTACTTGGAGTCCCTGCTCTTCGGAGCGCTGATTGCGCCAACCGATCCGATCGCCGTCCTGGGCATCGTCAAGAAGGTCGGCGCGCCGAAGCAGCTCGAAACCAAAATTGCCGGCGAGTCACTTTTCAACGACGGCGTTGGCGTGGTGGTCTTTCTGACACTGCTTGGGGTGTACCTGGAGCCGGCGTCACTGAGCGCCGTTGGGGTTGCCAAGCTCTTTGCGCAGGAAGCACTTGGGGGCGCACTGCTCGGCTTCATCACCGCTTGGGCGGCCTACTTCATGCTCAAAACCGTAGATGCCTACCAAGTTGAGGTGCTCATCACTTTGGCGCTCGTCACCGGCACGTACGCGCTCGCCGAAGCCCTGCATCTGTCGGCGCCGATTGCCGTCGTCATCGCCGGACTCTTTATCGGCAACCGTGGACGGATCAAGGCCATGTCGGACGAAACGCGCCTGCGGCTCGATGTTTTTTGGGAACTGGTTGACGAGATTCTCAACGCCGTGCTCTTTTTCCTCATTGGCTTGGAACTGATCGTCATCGCGCTTCAGCCGACTTACTTCGTGATTGGACTGCTGGCCATCGTGGCGTCGCTCGTCGGACGCGCCGCCGGCGTCGGACTGACGATCACGACCTTGCGGTTCAAGCAGTGGCTTCCGCCGGGAACGATTCGCATTCTGACCTGGAGTGGCTTGCGGGGCGGCATTTCAATTGCCCTTGCCCTGGCGCTCCCGCCATCGCCGGCGCGCGACGTGATTGTCGCGGCGACTTACGTGGTGGTTGTGTTCTCGATCCTGGTTCAGGGGCTGACGGTTGGGCCGCTCGTTGCCTATTTCGTGGCAGCGCAAGGCAGCTCAACCGACGACGCGGACGCAGCCCCAGCGGGGGAAACGGCCTGAGTTCCACGCCAACCGTCACTGGCGGAGCCGGTCGAGCAGTGCGCTCGTGGCATGCGCTTTGGGGTCGCCTACGATGGCGACCTCGCCACCGTAGGCGCGAACAATATCGCGCTCAGGAACGGTCTCCGGTGTGTAGTCCGTGCCTTTGGCGTGAACGTCTGGGCGGAGGGTTTGCAGCAGGTTTTCGACTGTCAGTTCAGGGAAAATCACGACGGCATCCACACAGGCCAGCGCGGCGAGGATTTCAGCCCGCTCGGCGGCGGGGGTGACAGGGCGATTTGGACCCTTGAGTTCCCGGACGGCCGCATCATCGTTGACACCAACGATGAGCGCGTCGCCACAGGCTCGCGCCGCCTGCAAGTAGCGAACGTGACCAACATGTAGCAAGTCAAAGCACCCATTGGCCAGCACAATCCGCTTCCCGGCGCGCCGCCAGTCCGTGACGCGCGCCGTCGCTTCTGATAGAGAACACAGCTTCCGATTCGATTCCATGTTTCGCACTTCACCAAAACTCAGCATGATTGTGCAACCAGAGCTGCGTGGGGATGCATCAAGTTCAGCGTAGCCTTGCGAGTTGAGGGACTCATGGCGTTTCTTATGCGCGGTACTGTCTGGTTGTTGGTTCTGGCCGGTTGGCTTTCCGGGGTCTCACCCATGCCCGCTCTGTTGCTTGCCAAGGGGGACACTGATGCGGCGGCGACAGACCGAATCGCCTACGCCATCCAAAACAAGGATGAAAAAAAAGACAAGCCATCTGATGACAAAAAGAAAGAACCCCGCTTCATTGACAAGAAGCCCAAAGAAGACGAACGAAAAGACGACAAGAAAAAAGACAAGCCGCAATCCAACGACTGGCAGCAAAACTTCTCAGCGCGATAGGGCAGCATGGCGACCATTGACCTCAATGCCGACCTGGGCGAAAGCTTTGGTGCATGGACCATGGGGCACGACGAAGCCCTGCTTCGCTATGTCTCTGCCGTCAACTTGGCCTGTGGCTTCCACGCCGGCGACCCGCACACCCTGCGGAAAGGTATTGTCCAGGCACTGGCTCACAACGTAGCGATTGGCGCGCACCCAAGTTACCCTGATTTGCTCGGCTTCGGCCGGCGCGACATGGCGCTGACCCCAGACGAAGTCTTCGACTGCGTGCTGTATCAAGTGGCAGCCGTCAAAGGCATGTGCGAAGCTCTTGGCGGACGGCTTCACCACGTCAAGCCCCACGGGGCGCTCTACAACCGCGCTGCGCGCGATGCTGCCGTTGCCGCCGCCATCGCTGATGCCGTCCGGCGGATTGACGACCGACTCGTTTTGTACGGGCTGGCCGGAAGTTGCCTGATGACCGAAGGCACAGCGGCCGGCCTGCGCACGGCCGGCGAGGCCTTTGCCGACCGGCGGTATGGCCCAGATGGCACGCTCGTTCCACGGTCGCAGCCGGATGCGCTAATCACGACTACGGATGAAGCCGTCGCTCAGGTGCGGCGCATTGTCCATCAGCAGCAGGTTGTTGCCGGGGATGGGAGTCTGGTTTCCGTCCGTGCCACGACACTTTGTCTCCATGGCGACGGACCGCAGGCGCTGGCGTTCGCGCAAGCCATTCGTCAGGCACTCGAAGCCGACGGCGTCAGCATCGCCCCACCATACGCTGCCGCGCCATGAGCAATCCGCGCATCTTCCCGATTGCTGATGATGCGCTGACCATTGAATTCGGGCAGGCCATTGACCTTGGCTGTTACGAGCAGGTACGCCG
It contains:
- a CDS encoding LamB/YcsF family protein, translating into MATIDLNADLGESFGAWTMGHDEALLRYVSAVNLACGFHAGDPHTLRKGIVQALAHNVAIGAHPSYPDLLGFGRRDMALTPDEVFDCVLYQVAAVKGMCEALGGRLHHVKPHGALYNRAARDAAVAAAIADAVRRIDDRLVLYGLAGSCLMTEGTAAGLRTAGEAFADRRYGPDGTLVPRSQPDALITTTDEAVAQVRRIVHQQQVVAGDGSLVSVRATTLCLHGDGPQALAFAQAIRQALEADGVSIAPPYAAAP
- the rfaE2 gene encoding D-glycero-beta-D-manno-heptose 1-phosphate adenylyltransferase, yielding MESNRKLCSLSEATARVTDWRRAGKRIVLANGCFDLLHVGHVRYLQAARACGDALIVGVNDDAAVRELKGPNRPVTPAAERAEILAALACVDAVVIFPELTVENLLQTLRPDVHAKGTDYTPETVPERDIVRAYGGEVAIVGDPKAHATSALLDRLRQ
- a CDS encoding cation:proton antiporter — its product is MSAYHTIAILLTLAALAAYVNIRWIRLPTTIGLMAISLVISFALLALGEMGLVPLRAFAQFVSSIDFGDVLLHGMLGFLLFAGAMHVHVEDLRLAKYPVGILSTIGVVLSTLVTGTLFYYSANVLGLSLTYLESLLFGALIAPTDPIAVLGIVKKVGAPKQLETKIAGESLFNDGVGVVVFLTLLGVYLEPASLSAVGVAKLFAQEALGGALLGFITAWAAYFMLKTVDAYQVEVLITLALVTGTYALAEALHLSAPIAVVIAGLFIGNRGRIKAMSDETRLRLDVFWELVDEILNAVLFFLIGLELIVIALQPTYFVIGLLAIVASLVGRAAGVGLTITTLRFKQWLPPGTIRILTWSGLRGGISIALALALPPSPARDVIVAATYVVVVFSILVQGLTVGPLVAYFVAAQGSSTDDADAAPAGETA